From the genome of Eucalyptus grandis isolate ANBG69807.140 chromosome 2, ASM1654582v1, whole genome shotgun sequence, one region includes:
- the LOC120290130 gene encoding uncharacterized GPI-anchored protein At4g28100-like — protein MSLHPPFLISILLLLLTVLSPALSTADHPEPEPAIVQPLHVNPSPAATIPAFPEQSAAAGCPLDLPDELFRGVRSACGGGGSWGDLQRTRCCPVLAAWLYSAYSSTALGSAAAAAGAAGGGAGGRTPAYDMPLLPDDSETCVDGLGKAFRERGVALARPNETCDVVYCYCGIRLHPMSCPAAFSVNRRGKLVGDESVRRLERDCRSGNGFPGLGGCSKCLKGLHQLNRNTSDSSKLEEERTTKMRNKDCQLMGLTWLLAKNRTAYIHTVSAVLRALMMAEESSSHPQSCTLNSDGMPLAVDSSEISESSSLRALPSLVFFLIALLLALSLVTRASPYDQLYLINH, from the exons aTGTCCCTCCACCCACCATTCTTGATCtcgatcctcctcctcctcctcaccgTTCTCTCGCCGGCTCTCTCCACCGCGGACCacccggagccggagccggccATTGTCCAGCCACTCCATGTGAACCCATCACCGGCCGCCACCATCCCCGCCTTCCCGGAGCAGTCCGCCGCCGCGGGCTGCCCCCTGGACCTCCCCGACGAGCTCTTCCGCGGCGTCCGGTCCGcttgcggcggcggcggctcgtgGGGGGACCTCCAGCGCACCCGGTGCTGCCCCGTGCTGGCCGCGTGGCTCTACTCCGCCTACTCCTCCACCGCCCTGGGCAGCGCCGCCGCAGCAGCCGGCGCCGCCGGCGGAGGGGCCGGGGGCCGGACGCCGGCGTACGACATGCCGCTGCTGCCGGACGACTCGGAGACGTGCGTGgacgggctcgggaaggcgttCAGGGAGAGAGGGGTGGCGCTGGCGCGGCCGAACGAGACGTGCGACGTCGTGTACTGCTACTGCGGCATAAGGCTGCACCCCATGAGCTGCCCCGCGGCGTTCTCGGTGAACCGGCGGGGGAAGCTGGTCGGGGACGAGAGCGTAAGGAGGCTGGAGCGAGACTGCCGGAGTGGGAACGGGTTTCCGGGTCTCGGCGGGTGCTCCAAGTGCCTGAAGGGTCTCCACCAG CTCAACAGGAACACTTCAGACTCAAGCAAACTGGAGGAGGAGAGGACCACCAAGATGCGCAACAAGGATTGCCAGCTGATGGGTCTCACGTGGCTCCTCGCCAAGAACCGGACCGCCTACATCCACACCGTCTCCGCGGTCTTACGAGCCCTCATGATGGCCGAGGAGAGCTCCTCCCACCCTCAGTCGTGCACGCTCAACAGCGACGGGATGCCCTTGGCGGTGGATTCGTCGGAGATCTCCGAGAGCTCGTCATTGCGCGCTCTCCCATCGCTCGTCTTTTTCTTAATCGCGTTGCTGCTAGCGCTCTCGCTGGTAACCCGCGCTTCGCCGTATGATCAACTGTACTTAATCAACCATTAG